The Phyllopteryx taeniolatus isolate TA_2022b chromosome 4, UOR_Ptae_1.2, whole genome shotgun sequence genome includes the window TTTTCGCTCTTCGCGGTCCGGCCCGGTCCTTATCCCCCGCATGTAGCAGGTTTCCACttaactgtaaaaacccataaaaatccATGATATAGCATGGCTGAAAACGATGAACCACGATACAGCAGGGTTTCACTCTACCCTCTGAATGATGTGTTCATGATTCTATACTGCAGATCAAAATCTGCACGTTTATTTGCAGGTATGTGACGGCCTCAGTGGTCTACCCCCTCTTCTTCGTCCGATCCGAGTGTCCCTACGCCGGCTGTAACGTCCGAAATTTCCGCATCGCGGTCACCGTCTGCTCCATCCTGGGGACTCTGGCCTACGGGGCTGAGGTGGCCCTCTGCCGAGCCAGACCGGGCCAAGCCGTGGTGGGCTACATGGCCACGGTCTCCGGCCTCCTCAAAGTGGTCCAGGGCTTTGTGTCCTGCATCATCTTCGGCGCTCTGGCCAACGGGAGTCAGTATTACCTCTACGCTGCCACCATCTACTGTGTCGTCGTCTACGCCTTCTGCTTTACTCTGACGGCACTAGTGGTCATCATGACGGTGTGCGGACGCACTAAGACGGTGCGCTGTTTGCCCTTTGAACGCTTTGTGGTAGTGTGCACCCTGCTGGAGGTGCTGCTCTACCTAAGTGCATCCGTGGTGTGGCCCGTGTTCTGCTTCGACACCAAATACGGCACACCTTGGCGACCGTCCTCGTGTCCTCAAGGGAAGTGTCCGTGGGACAGCAAAGTCGTGGTGGCAGTATTCTCCTttgtcaactttattctctATGTGGCGGACCTCGTCTACTCCCAGAGGATACGATTTGTCTCTTCACATTTGTCCAACACCTCACGGCGGCCGGGACACTAGTAGGTTGGTGAATGAGCGACAGGAAGAAGGGAGATGGTTCAGAACATAGTTGCTGTagttttttcatgtttgttggACCTGGggaggttttttgggggggggaaggctgaaaatgcaaacattcaaaaacataactcaatgttgattttattaaattgatttttcgGGGAGGGGGGGCATTTTAGTTATTTTCCAATGTGCTGCCAAGGATTTGAGCCCCCCCAGTCACCCACGGGCCCTTAGAATTGTAATTGTCAAGCTCAAACCCCGAAAACTCAATCCAAATGACTAGACTACAAGTTCAGCCTGGATGCTTTGTGGATTGTGAACCTGGAATGTAACCAACACATCTGCTGTACCACACCCCAATGAAGTTGCAgcttgatatttttatttttaattttttttttttttaagcagaccCCACCTGCCCTCTAAAGGGATTAGGGTGACTCGACAGCCTCACCCAAACCAGTTGGTATGTGCTGTCATGTCAGTATTTAACTGGGCACTCCTGTGGTGTAACAGTTACTTTCCTTTTGTATCCCTACTCAGATAACGTTTACAAGTCTGGAATATAAATAGTAGAACTGCTATTGGCATCTTTGGTATGGCTGTTATCTGAAAAACTCCCACCAGATGACAGAAATTATGTtaccaaaaatacacacacaacttTCTGCACTTGTAGAGGCAGTCTGTCATGATCTGCGTTTCTCcttgactttgttttgattaggtttagttttagttttatatCATGCCATGTGTTCCTTGTCAAtattcttgtcttgtcttgcgCGTTAGGTTAGCCCTGTCCTTGTGTCTGctaatcagctccctccagctattcatgtcttgtccaggtgttcatgattgtctcgtcagtttgcttgtattcaGTTCcctgttttctgtaagtctgtGTTGAATCATTATTGTTGTCAGTCATGGGTCCCTggtcatgtcttgtttcatTTTGTGGCTCCTGTACTACCGCCTTACCTCCCTCCGTCCCTGCATTTGGGTCGACTACCTCttgctgctgcaaaaaaaaaagctcaattgtGACAGAGTCAGGCAAAAAAGAGGCTGCTGTCTTTGAATGTGCCCCACACATAACAGTCATGATTGGACAATCTAAATATGGACAATGGCACAAGTATGTTTGCACAGGCTTTGAAAATAGATATGAACTCGTAGGCACAAGTAATGCACCATTTACCTGTTCTGTTTATCCTGTTTAAAGTTAGTGTGGTTGGGATTCGCACAAAACGTTTCACCTCCAGTTCAGCACACGCATATACAGTAGTTACGGTGAGgggtttacatacattttgtatttgggGCTTTTATTGAGTCATTCCCCCCCACAGAGTAATGAAAACACAGATcttcagtgagtttaaaaaaacctaATTGGGAGAACAAGAttgaatttatttcttttttcactaAGCAACAAAGAGTCAAAATCATACACCCGggtacacatacatacagtacacaccaGTAATAGTTGGTTAAATGTCCTAAAGCCTCGTCCCAACATGCTTCCTGCCTTTGTGACCAAGTAGCTCAATCTTTTCAATCTCATCTGACCATAAAACTATGCCCATGATGAGTGTAAACCGCAACTGTTTAACATTACATGTACATTACGGTAATTGCTGCCTTATTTATCTAACTCTGTCTCAGATTTGAGAAAGCTCCATTGTGTGTTGTGCACTTTTAAACAGGACCATTATTTTGTAAACTACTAACGCAAATACAACTACAATTCCAATgctgttgggacgttgtgttaaacataaataaaaacaggatacaatgatttgcaaatcatgttcaacctatatttaattgaatacactacaaagacaagatatttaatgttcaacctgatcaactttattgtttttagcaaataatcatgaacttagaattttatggctgtaacacgttccaaaaaagctgggacaggtggcaaaaacaacttagctcctaggatcattgggacacacaaacccctccaccatgataaggtgacggctgaAGGAGGggcatcccacaggtgaacaggctaattggaaacaggtaggtgccatgattgggtataaaaggagcttccctgaattgctcagtcattcacaagcaaagatggggcgagtttcacctctttgtgaacaagtgcgtgagaaaatagtcgaacagtttaaggacaatgttcctcaacatacaattgcaaggaatttagggatttcatcatctaaggtccataatatcatcaaaaggttcagagaatctggagaagtcACTGAAtgaaagcggcaaggccgaaaagcaacagagctgaagctgtacatcaagcaagaatgggaaagaattccacctccaaagcttcaacaattagtgtcctcagttcccaaacgtttattgaatgttgttaaaagaaaaggtgatgtaacacagtggtaaacatgaccctgtccctgctttttttggaacgtgttgcagccatgaaattctaagttaatgattagttgctaaaaacaataaggtttatcagtttgaacgttaaatatcttgtctttgtagtgtattcaattaaatataggttgaacatgatttgcaaatcattcttttctgtttttatttatgtttaacacaatgtcccaactttattggaattggggttatagttTGCGTAAGATTATTTAGGTCGGGTTGCAAAAATAAGGATGGTTTTTGCTAATCCTAACATTAAATTGGTGTTGCTAAACATTTTGTGTGCCACTTCTGAATTGGTCTTTCTTCTGATAAATCCCACAGGGATGTTTCCCATTATAGGCAACTCTTGCATCACTTGTGCATCCATCCGAACCGACTGAATGGAGCATGAGTGCAGTACAAAGCGACACCTCTCAATAAAAATAAGGAACATTGGCCACATTAGCAATGACGGCAAAAGAACGACTTGTTGCCTTCTTCTAAATAAGagcatatttactgtatataattgtcaggtaggcggcacagtggacgactggttagcacatctgcctcacggttctgaggacccgagtgaaaatccagccttgcctgcgtgggttttctccggctactccggtttcct containing:
- the LOC133476461 gene encoding myeloid-associated differentiation marker-like protein 2, producing MTTMTIGRLTFIKTARTGGPYLNMRALLSPLGAARLCQLAMGCAVIAMVIHSAGYSGSHGVFCMVVWCFCFAMSVVVFFLDATRLHSCLPVSWDNLTVTCAAIATLVYVTASVVYPLFFVRSECPYAGCNVRNFRIAVTVCSILGTLAYGAEVALCRARPGQAVVGYMATVSGLLKVVQGFVSCIIFGALANGSQYYLYAATIYCVVVYAFCFTLTALVVIMTVCGRTKTVRCLPFERFVVVCTLLEVLLYLSASVVWPVFCFDTKYGTPWRPSSCPQGKCPWDSKVVVAVFSFVNFILYVADLVYSQRIRFVSSHLSNTSRRPGH